A part of Andrena cerasifolii isolate SP2316 chromosome 10, iyAndCera1_principal, whole genome shotgun sequence genomic DNA contains:
- the LOC143373945 gene encoding uncharacterized protein LOC143373945 isoform X1: MIASLTDSSFRQYESCFKRWWNFCFGRNLDPFGSSVPEIIDFLMEVYEKGAAYSSINSYRSAISLLVGPELAQDHRMTRFFKGIIKLRPPRPKYDSTWDPKIVLDYLAALPHSEEMSLKELGRKLICFLALIAGHMMQTLSLIKVENIEEQGDALHIKIPDRIKTTGRNRNQPTLVLPYYSKNRKICVASTLDCYIRRTKDNRKEFRSLFTTSRKPFRPVTVQTLSHWVKDMLAKSGINTEIFTAHFTRHASTSAAKRKGVDLDTLRRTTGWTKSSQTFAKFYDLDVIADKNAFAKAILDM, from the coding sequence ATGATTGCCTCATTAACGGATTCATCATTTAGACAGTACGAATCTTGTTTTAAGAGATGGTGGAATTTCTGCTTTGGAAGAAATCTGGACCCTTTTGGGAGTTCAGTTCCAGAGATAATTGATTTTTTAATGGAAGTATACGAGAAAGGTGCTGCTTATAGCTCGATAAATAGTTATAGATCCGCGATATCATTGCTAGTTGGACCAGAGCTGGCTCAGGACCATAGAATGACGAGGTTCTTTAAGGGGATAATAAAGCTAAGACCACCTAGACCCAAATATGATTCCACTTGGGACCCGAAGATTGTGCTTGACTATCTCGCAGCTTTACCTCATAGTGAAGAGATGTCCTTAAAAGAATTAGGTAGGAAACTTATATGTTTCTTAGCATTAATTGCGGGCCATATGATGCAGACACTCTCCCTGATCAAGGTGGAGAATATCGAGGAACAGGGAGATGCATTACATATTAAGATACCAGATCGCATTAAGACGACTGGCCGGAATAGAAACCAGCCCACGTTAGTTTTACCTTACTATTCTAAGAACAGAAAGATTTGTGTTGCATCTACGTTAGATTGCTATATCCGAAGAACTAAGGACAATCGGAAGGAATTTAGATCTCTTTTCACCACGAGTAGGAAACCGTTCAGACCCGTTACGGTCCAGACCTTAAGTCACTGGGTAAAAGATATGCTGGCTAAGAGCGGTATCAACACCGAAATCTTCACAGCGCATTTTACACGCCACGCCTCAACATCGGCAGCTAAAAGAAAGGGCGTAGATCTGGATACATTACGTAGAACCACAGGCTGGACCAAAAGCTCTCAGACATTCGCTAAATTCTACGATCTAGATGTAATAGCGGATAAGAATGCCTTTGCTAAGGCTATATTAGATATGTAG
- the LOC143373945 gene encoding uncharacterized protein LOC143373945 isoform X2 — protein sequence MIASLTDSSFRQSAISLLVGPELAQDHRMTRFFKGIIKLRPPRPKYDSTWDPKIVLDYLAALPHSEEMSLKELGRKLICFLALIAGHMMQTLSLIKVENIEEQGDALHIKIPDRIKTTGRNRNQPTLVLPYYSKNRKICVASTLDCYIRRTKDNRKEFRSLFTTSRKPFRPVTVQTLSHWVKDMLAKSGINTEIFTAHFTRHASTSAAKRKGVDLDTLRRTTGWTKSSQTFAKFYDLDVIADKNAFAKAILDM from the exons ATGATTGCCTCATTAACGGATTCATCATTTAGACA ATCCGCGATATCATTGCTAGTTGGACCAGAGCTGGCTCAGGACCATAGAATGACGAGGTTCTTTAAGGGGATAATAAAGCTAAGACCACCTAGACCCAAATATGATTCCACTTGGGACCCGAAGATTGTGCTTGACTATCTCGCAGCTTTACCTCATAGTGAAGAGATGTCCTTAAAAGAATTAGGTAGGAAACTTATATGTTTCTTAGCATTAATTGCGGGCCATATGATGCAGACACTCTCCCTGATCAAGGTGGAGAATATCGAGGAACAGGGAGATGCATTACATATTAAGATACCAGATCGCATTAAGACGACTGGCCGGAATAGAAACCAGCCCACGTTAGTTTTACCTTACTATTCTAAGAACAGAAAGATTTGTGTTGCATCTACGTTAGATTGCTATATCCGAAGAACTAAGGACAATCGGAAGGAATTTAGATCTCTTTTCACCACGAGTAGGAAACCGTTCAGACCCGTTACGGTCCAGACCTTAAGTCACTGGGTAAAAGATATGCTGGCTAAGAGCGGTATCAACACCGAAATCTTCACAGCGCATTTTACACGCCACGCCTCAACATCGGCAGCTAAAAGAAAGGGCGTAGATCTGGATACATTACGTAGAACCACAGGCTGGACCAAAAGCTCTCAGACATTCGCTAAATTCTACGATCTAGATGTAATAGCGGATAAGAATGCCTTTGCTAAGGCTATATTAGATATGTAG